From the Pontibaca methylaminivorans genome, the window GCAAGATCGTGCGCGCCCTGAACCCCGACGCCCGCTTGATCGAAACCGATTTCAGCCGGGTCGATGCGGATGCGATCTTTGACACCGGCCTGTTCGACTTCGATCGCGCCCATATGCATCCGATGTGGGCCAAGGAGCTCTACGGTTTCGAGGATCATGTGCCAGAGACCGAGGAATACGGCATTTCTTCCTTCGTCTATCGTGCGCGTCGCCCCTTCCATCCGCAGAAGATCCACGACGCGCTGAACGGCGACTTACCCGGCGTGATCCGCGCCAAGGGGCATTTCTGGATCGCCTCGCGTCCCAACTGGGCGGTGGAGTTTTCGCTGGCGGGCGCCATGTCCAGCGTCACGCCTCTGGGCGGCTGGTGGGCGAGCGTGCCGCGCGAGCGCTGGCCGACGCATCCCGACAGCTTGGCCGAGGTGGCAAGGCACTGGAAAGACCCCTGGGGCGACCGCCGGCAGGAACTGGTCTTCATCGGGGCGGGTATGGACAGGGTGGCGCTCACCGCGGCTCTGGATGCCGCGCTGGTCGAGGCCGCGGAGTTCACCCCCGACGCCTGGGCAAAGCTGCCCGATCCGTTCCCGAAATGGGGCCAGCGCAGGGTTGCGTAAGCGGCCGGGCTCCGAACCTGTCCTGAACCGACCGGTGCACCGCTCCATGAAAATCCGCGCCGCCGTTGTTCGTAAGCCCTCACCGGAAAGATCGTGACGCATGAGCACTGTCCGGGGCCGCAACCTGGCCACTTCGCTCAAGCGGCGTAACCGGCCGCGCCCGATGGAGCGGTACGACCGCCTGCCGCCCGAATTGCGCGGCTGGCTGGCCGGCGCGGCATTGCCCTGGAGCCCGCATTCGGCGCTGAAGCTCTGGAGGCGGCTGAAGCGGGAATGCCAGGGCGATATGGCGGCTATCCGGCGCCGGATGGATCTGGCCGAGGCGCGCATGCTGGCGCGGGATGCGCCGAAGATCTGGGGCCATGCCTACCCGACCGAATTGATCGCCGCCGATACCCGGCCGGCATGATCTGATATGATCCCCACCGAACCGGATTATCCGCTCAAGGATCGGGGGCGTCGTCAGGGCCGTTCCCGGGTGTTCCGGCGCGCGAAATAATCCGCTGCAGGCTGGCGCCGGCTGCGCTGCCGGCCGGCCGTGTGGAACGGCGGGATTTCTGCAGATCGAACGCGCCAAAGGTGCCATCCGGCTAACGGGCCGGGTCACTGCGCTGCCCGGTGAAAGGCGGCAATATAATAGATAATATATGCAATTGCGAAAGATATGCCTGATTAAATATAGATAACATACCACGGCAGCCGCGGGTTTGCCCGTTTTTGAGGGTGTGAATATGCAGGACGCAACTGAAATCTATAATCTTCCCCTGATGGATCTTCTTTATCATGCGCAAACGGTCCATCGGGCGCATTTCGATCCGAATGTGATTCAATGTTCCAGACTGCTGTCGGTCAAGACCGGTGGCTGCCCCGAGGATTGTGCGTATTGTTCGCAATCCGCGCGTAACGGCGCGGCGCTTCCGGCTTCGAAGCTGATGGAGGTGCAGAAGGTGCTGGCCGAGGCCCGGCGGGCCCGGGATGCCGGGGCGACGCGCTATTGCATGGGGGCGGCGTGGCGCTCGCCCAAGGACCGCGACATGCCGGCCATCCTGGCGATGGTGCGCGGCGTCAAGGCGCTGGGCATGGAGACCTGCATGACACTGGGCATGCTGGACACGGACAAGGCCCTGCAGTTGAAAGACGCCGGGCTGGATTACTACAACCACAACATCGACACGTCCGAACGATACTATCCCGAAATCATCACGACCCGCAGTTTTCAGGACCGGATCGACACGCTGGAACGGGTGCAGGCGGCGGGACTCAAGGTCTGCTCCGGCGGGATCGTCGGCATGGGCGAATCCGCGGAAGATCGCATCTCCATGCTCGAGGCGCTGGCCGGTCTGGAGGAGCCGCCGCAATCGGTGCCGATCAACATGCTGATGCCGATGGACGGCACGCCCATGGCCGACGCGCCGCGGCTGGATCCGGTCGAGATGGTGCGCACGATCGCCACCGCCCGAATCCTGATGCCGCGATCCCATGTTCGCCTCTCGGCCGGCCGGTCCGGGATGAGCGACGAGTTGCAGGCCATGTGCTTCTTCGCCGGGGCGAATTCGATCTTCGTCGGCGATTGGCTGCTGACCGCCGGCAACCCGGACGAGGACAAGGATGCCGCCCTGTTCGCCAGGCTCGGCCTGCGTGCCGAGGCCCCGGTGAGTGCCGGGGAAAACGTCCCGGCATGACGGAATTTCCGCGTCACGACGACCTTCTGGCGGCCCTTGCACAGCGCAACCGGCTGCGCTGCCTGTCCGGGGCATCGGGGCTGGATTTCGCATCGAACGACTATCTTGGCCTGACGGGGGCGGGGCTGCTTGCAGAGGCGGCGCAGGATGCGCTCGCGCGGGGTGTGCCGCTGGGAAGTGGCGGGTCGCGGCTGCTGCGCGGCAACCATGCCGAACATCGGGCGCTGGAAGACGAGGCGGCCGCGTTCTTCGGCGCCGAGGCCGCGCTTTACCTGGGCAGCGGGTTCCAGGCCAACCAGGCCCTGTTTTCCACGCTGCCGATGCAGGGTGATCTGGTGCTGCATGATTGCCTGATTCACGCCAGCGTGCATGAGGGCATGCGGCTTGGGCGGGCGACATGCGCGAGCTTTGCCCACAATGACGCGGCCGATGCGGCGCGCGTGATTGCGGACTGGCGCGCGGGCGGCGCAACGGGCCGGGTCTGGATCGCGGTCGAAAGCGTCTATTCGATGGATGGCGACCTGGCGCCCCTGGCCGATCTTGCCGGGCTTGCCGCGCGCGAGGATGCCGTGCTCGTGGTGGACGAGGCACACGCGACCGGGGTTTTCGGGGCGCAGGGCCGGGGGCTGGCTGCGGGGCTGACATGCCCGCTTGTCACGGTCCACACGGGCGGCAAGGCGCTCGGCGCCGCGGGTGCGCTGGTCTGCGCCGACCGCGTGCTGATCGAGACATTGGTGAACCGGGCGCGTTCCTTCATCTATACGACGGCGCCGCCGCCGTTTTCCGCGGCGATCCTGCGCGGGGCGATCCGCATGCTGCGGGACGGGCCGGCGCTCACCGACGATGCCCGGGCGCGCATGGCACATGCGCATCGGGCGGCACGGGCCTGCGGTATCGACGCAAACAGCCAGATCATCCCGCTGATCATCGGCGACGAGTGCCGTGCAAGGGACACGGCGCGTGCCCTGCAGGACCAGGGTTTTGACGTTCGTGCGATCCTGCCGCCGAGCGTTGCGCGCGGCACGGCGCGGCTGCGCATCTCGATAACCGGCAATGTCGGGGCGGGGGATATCACCGCGCTGTTCGACACGCTTGCCACGCTGAACCGTGTCGCGGCATGAGCGCCGTCATCGTTACCGGCACCGATACCGGCATCGGCAAGACCCTGTTCAGCGCGGGGCTGGTGCATGCGCTGGGCGGTGCCTACTGGAAACCCGTGCAGTCCGGCCTTGACGGGGAAACGGACAGCGCCGTGGTGCGGCGGCTGTCCGGTTGCCCGGTGCTGCCCGAGGCCTACCGGCTGCGGCTTGCGGCCTCTCCGCACCTCTCGGCCGAGCAGGAGGGGGTCGCGATCCGGCCCGAACGGCTGGCGCTGCCGCGATCGGACCGGCCGCTCGTGGTCGAGGCGGCGGGCGGGCTGATGGTGCCGTTGACGCGCCGGATTCTTTACCTTGATGTCATGTCCCGCTGGGCGGCGCCGGTGGTGCTCTGTTGCCGCACCGCGCTCGGGACCATCAATCATTCGCTCCTGTCGCTCGCGGCGCTGGAGGCGGCCGGCTGCCGGGTGGCGGGCGTGGTCTTTATCGGCGACGAGATGAAAGACAGCCGCCGCGTGATCTGCAGCATCGGCAAGGCGCGCGATCTCGGCCGCCTGCCGGTCCTGCCGCGGATTACCCGCGAAACGCTGAGCCGGGCGTTCGCCGGCATCGACGTGGCCGGCATCCGCGGGGTGCTGTGATGGCGGACCTCGCGTTCGAGCGCGCGCATCTGTGGCACCCCTACAGTTCGATGCGCGATCCGGGGCCGGTCCACATGGTCCGAAGTGCCGAGGGCGTCTGGCTTGAACTTGCGGACGGCACGCGGATGATCGACGCCATGTCCTCGTGGTGGTGCGCGGCGCACGGGCATCGCCATCCCCGGCTTGTGGCCGCTGTCGCGGCGCAACTGGAATGCCTGCCCCATGTCATGTTCGGCGGCCTCACGCATGCTCCGGCGATCGCTCTGGCGGAGCGGCTGACCGGCCTGCTGCCCGACGGGCTGGACCGCATATTCTACAGCGACAGCGGCTCGGTCGCGGTCGAAGTCGCGCTGAAGATGGCCATACAGGCGCAGCTTGGCCGCGGACACGCGGACAGAACGGCGATCGCCACCGCGCGCGGCGGCTATCACGGTGACACCTGGAAGGCGATGAGCCTGTGCGACCCGCAGACCGGCATGCACAGCCATTTTGGCGCGGCGGTGCAGATCCAGCATTTCGTGCCGCGCCCGCCCATCGCCTTCGATGCGGACTGGATCGACGATCCGGCCCGCAACGGCCTTGGTCCGGTCGAGGACCTGTTTGCGGAGCGCGGCGCCGGAATCGCCGCCTTCATCGTCGAGCCGGTGGTTCAGGGCGCCGGGGGCATGTGGTTCTCGCATCCGCAATGGCTGGCCGGAGTGCGGGCGCTCTGCGACCGCTACGGCGTGCTGCTGATCCTTGACGAGATCGCCACCGGTTTCGGCCGGACCGGTGCCCTGTTTGCCATGGAACATGCCGGTGTCACCCCCGACATCCTCTGCCTTGGCAAGGCGATGACCGGCGGCATGATGAGCTTTGCGGCAACCATCGCATCGCGGCAGGTGGCCGAGGCCATCGCAGACGGGCCGATGCCGGCGCTGATGCACGGGCCCACCTTCATGGGCAATCCGCTGGCCTGCGCGGCAAGCTGTGCCAGCCTCGATCTGCTGGCCGAGGGCGCATGGCTGCGGCAGGTTCCGGCGGTCGAGGGGTGGCTGCGCCGCGGCCTCGCGCCGGCCCGCGAATTCGCCGGGGTGCGGGACGTGCGCGTTCTGGGCGCCATCGGGGTGATCGAGTTGCACAGGCCGCTCGACATGATCCGCGTGCATGCCGTCTGCCGGGACAGGGGTGTCTGGCTGCGCCCGTTCGGCCGGCTGCTTTACTGCATGCCGCCCTTTGTCGTGACGGCCGGGGATGTCGCACGCATCTGCGAGGTCATGGTCGAAATCGCGGGGTGGCCATGAAGGCCGAGTGGCTGCAGCGCGGCGGGGGATCGTCGCTGATCGTCGTGCTGACCGGCTGGGCGGTCGGGGCAGGGCCGTTCCGGCACCTGACCGGGGCCGGGCCCGGGGCCTGCGACGTGCTGGTCCTGTCGGATTATCGCGATCTCTCCCTGCCGCGATGGCCGGAAGGCTACGAGACCGTGGACCTGGTCGCATGGTCATTCGGCGTCGCTGCCGCCTGCCGCCTGCCGCATAGGGGCCTGTTCCGCCGCAGGGTCGCGCTCTGCGGATCATGGATGCCATGCGACGACGGCCTGGGCATCCCGCGCGCCCTGCTGCAGGCGACGAAAGCGGGCCTGTCCGCGCTGTCCTTGCAGAAATTTGCGCGGCGGGCGGGCTGTGACCTGCCGGAAGATGCCGACATCGGGGCCCTGCGCGAAGAACTGGAAACCGTTATGGGCTGGGAGGACGTCGCGTTGGTGCCGGATTTCGACCGCGTGGTGCTGGGTGCCGCCGATCGCATCTTTTCCCGCCGCAACCTAGATCGTGCCTGGCGCGGCCGGGCCGGGCGGTTCGAGGTGCTGGATTGCGGACATAACCCGTTTGGTCTGTGGCGCGACTGGGGCGAGGTTCTGGCGTGACCGCGACGACCGACCGGGTGGCCCGGGCCTTTGCGCGCGGACTGGCCAGCTATGATCGGGCCGCGCTGGTCCAGAGACGGATCGCGACGCGGCTGTTTGCCGGGTATCGCGCCATCGCTCCCGGCCATCGCCCCGGCCGCATACTGGAGGCGGGGTTCGGCTCGGGGCATCTGACCCGGCATCTGCTGGAGCTGGACCCCGAGCGCCTCTGGCTCAACGATCTGGTCGCGCGCCCCTTGCCGGGCGTTGCCGCCGAATATCTGCCCGGGGACATTGCGCAGGTGCCGCTGCCGGGCCGGATCGACCTCGCTGCCTCGGCCTCGATGATCCAGTGGGTGGAAGATCCGCGCAAGACCGTGGAGCGCCTGTGTCGCACCGTGATTCCGGGCGGGTATCTTGCCCTCTCCGGCTTCACGCCTGAGCATTTCCCGGAACTGCGCAGCCTCGGCAGCCGGGCCGCCGCGCCCTCCTGCCTGAGCGCGGGCGGGATGGCGGCTTTGCTGCCGACCGGCTGGCGGGTCCGCAACGGCGGAGAATGGCGCGCGACCCTGCACTTCCCCACCGCGCTCGCCGTGCTGCAACATCTGCGGGCGACCGGGGTCAACGCACGCGCGGGGCAGTTTCGCTCGGCCGCCGCGCTGCGCGGATTCACGCAACGCTACGAAACCCGCCATGGCACCGCGCAGGGCGTGCCGCTGACCTATGTCGCAAGCTGGTTGATAGCTGAAAACGTTTTGAAACCAGAGGTCTAGCCGACGATGATGAAGGCTTCGCGCTGCTGCCCCCGGGGAGACGGAAGCCCGCGGCGGCCGATCCGGCGCACATGCCGGGCCAGCGTCGCGCAGGCCCGGTCGATTTCTCCCTTGCGCAATGCGGCGAGGATGACGCGATGGTCATGGTCGGTCTGCTGTTCCCAGTTCGACTGCCAGGCGGCAAAGAGAAACCTGGCGCTCGCCGCATGGAGGTCGTCAATGGCCGCAAGCAGGCGCGGCATGGCGCAAGGCGTCAGGATAAGCTGGTGGAAATGGCGATTGGCCTCTTCCCAGCTACGCACGTCGTCCGAAATGTCTCCGGCCCGGATCGCCTCTTCGGCCGCCTGCAGGATGGCCGGCGTCAGGTGGGGCGCGGCATGGCGCAGCGCAAGATCCTCGAGCGCGGCGCGCATCTCGGCAACCTCCTTGACCTGGGGAAGGTCGAAGGCCGTGACCCGGACGCCCTTGCGCGGCTCGCTCGTGACGAGGCCCTGCGCTTCCAGCCGGCGGAATGCCTCGCGGACCGGAACGTGGCTGGCGCCGAATTCCTCGGCGATATAATCTTGGCGCAGCCACTCGCCCGGGCCGATCTCGCCGGCGACGATCCGGTCCGCAAGGATACGGCTGATGCGCGCCGCCAGGGTTTCTTCGAATCCGGTTCTCATGTGTTTTGCATATGCAGTATCGGGAGCCGCCGCAATACGACGCGGGACGGCTGCGGCCGGCGCGCGGGCCGGCCCGCCGGTGTTTCCCCGTGTTCCGGCATGCCGCCAAGCGCGCGGCCAGCGTGAAGGGCGAGTTACCCCGCTCTGACGAGAACGGCGATCAACACGACCTCGGCCGGGTGGCCCCGCGCTGGTCCAGGCCCTCAAGCCCGGCCGGGCGGCTTGGCGCCCTCTTTCCTTTTGGCGGAAGACGGCCTTAACTCGACGAACGGCACCTCCTTTGGGCGCGGGTTTTCATGGTTTCTCATCTGCTGGATTGGCCTGGCAAAAGCGGCCGGGATGGCGGGCCCGAACATCCTGCCATCTATCATATGCTCGACGTGGCTGCGGTTGCCGAACGGCTGTTGCGGGGCAGCACGCGTCCCGAAGCGCACAAGGCGGCATTCACGCTGCTGATCGCGCTGCATGATCTGGGCAAGATCGGCGCGCAATTCCGGGAGATGATCCGCTGCGGAACCCGACAGATGATCCGGCACTGGGAACTGACCGAGGCGTGGCTTCTGGATGATCCCTGGCTTATGGACCGCTTGCAGGCCGATCCCTGGGCGATGCGTGCCCTGATCCCGGCCATTGCGGGTCATCACGGGCGGCCTTCGAAACAGGATGAACGCTTCTTTCCCCGAATGCGCAGCGGCGCGGGTGCGGAAGCGGAGGCGGACATTCCCGCGACCATCGAGGCATTGGCCAGCCTTTGGCCGGAGGCATCGCTGGCGGGGCTGGATGAAATCGAGGCGACGCGACTGTCCTGGTGGCTGGCCGGGCTGACCACGGCGGCGGACTGGATCGGCTCGAATGCCGACTGGTTTCCGGCCAGATCGCCTGACCTGTCCCTGGCTGAATATCTTGCGCTGGCGCGGGGTGCCGCCGCGCGCCATGTGCCCGAGGCAGGCGTCGCGGGAACGGCGGCCAGAGCCGGCGAACTGTTCGATTTCACCTTTCGTCCCATGCAGCAGGCCGCGGCATCCGCGCCCTTGCCCGGGGGGCCGATGCTGGCTTTCATCGAGGACGAGACCGGCGCGGGCAAGACCGAGGCCGCACTGATCCTCGCGCAGCGCATGTTGCTGGCCGGGAAGGGCAGGGGGCTGTTCTTCGCGCTGCCCACCATGGCGACGGCAGATGCGATGTTCATCCGTGCCGCGGCGGTGGTCGGGCGGATGCTGGATCGGCCGACGCTGACCCTGGCGCATGGCCGCGCCGGGCTGTCGGTGCCGTTTCTCGACTTGCAGCACAGGCGCAGCCGCAGCGATGACGTGACCTGCACTGAATGGCTGGCGGATGACCGGCGGCGGGCGCTGCTGGCCGATGTGGGGATCGGAACGGTCGATCAGGCGCTGCTGGCGGTGATGCGGGCGCGGTTCTCGGCGCTGCGGCTGTGGGGGCTGTCCTCCAAGATCCTGATCGTGGACGAGGCGCATGAAATTTCGGGCGACGGCTATATGGCGATCCTGCTGGAGCGGTTGTTGCAGGCCCATGCCGCGCAGGGCGGATCGGCGGTCCTGCTGACGGCGACCCTGCCGCTGGACGCGCGGGCGCGGCTGATGCGAGCCTTTGCCGAAGGAGCGGGCATGAATTGGGCCATGGATCGCGACCCGGCCTATCCCGCACTGACGATCCCGGGAGCAGACAAGCCGCAGCCCGTTGCCGCGACGCCCAGCCCGAAGGGGGTGGTGACGGTCGAGAGGTTGCCCGATGGCGAAGCGGCCGCGGATCTGCTGGCACGTTCGGCGCAGGCCGGCGCGGCCTGCGTCTGGGTGCGCAATGCCGTCGATGACGCAATCGCCGCCGTCGATCTGTTGCGGGCGCGCGGGATCGACGCCTCGCTGCTGCATGCCCGCTTCGCGCTCTGCGACCGCAAGCGGATCGAGGCGGCGGAACTGGCGCGCTTTGGGCGCAATGGCAATGGCCGCGCGGGCCGGGTGCTTGTGGCGACACAGGTGGTGGAATCCTCGCTGGATTTGGACTTCGACGTGATGGTGTCCGACCTTGCGCCGATGGCCGCGCTGATCCAGCGCGCCGGGCGTCTGTGGCGGCATATGGACGAACGCCCGCAGGACCAGCGGCCCGTTCCCCGGCCCATGCTGCATGTCGTCTCGCCCGATCCGGCCGAGGTGCCGGATGCCCGCTGGCTGCATCAGGTGCTGGACGGCGGTGCCTGGGTCTATCCGCTGGCCGAGCAATGGCGCACCGCCGACCTGCTGTTCCGGCGGGGCGAGATCAACGCGCCGCATGAGTTGCGCGATCTGATCGAGGCGGTGCACGGCGACGGGGCGGTTCCGGTCCCGCCGGTCTTGGATGCTGCCGAGCAGGAGCGGATCGGCGAGGGCTATGCCCGCCGCTCGCTGGGCGATCAGAACGTGGTCGATTTCGGCGCGGGTTACCGGCAGGGCGCGGCGGGGGCGGACGACACCCGCTATCCGACCCGGCTGGGCCGCGAGACACGGACGCTGGCACTGGCGCGCCGGGTGGATGGCGTGCTGGTGCCTTGGGCGCAGGGCGATGGAACGCTGGCCGATCGTTGGCAACTTTCCGAAGTGTCGGCAGACAAGGCGCGGCTGGATCGCCTGCCCCTGCCGGATCAGGAAGCGCCCCAGATTGCGGCCACCACGCGCGACTGGCCCGACTGGCGCCGCGCGGCAGTGACGGTTTGCCCGGCGGACGATGCCGGCGAGATTTGCGAGGGGTTGCGTTATTCGAAGAGTTCGGGCTTGCGTTGGGTGTGATCTCCGGATGCGCGGAGATAATCCGCAACAGTGAGCCGAGCGGGCCCGCTCCCCGTCTGTACGCTCCTTTCCCCTACCTACCGGGTTATCCGCGCCGACCTCCATCAGCCCCATGGGCTATGGCGGATCTATATTTCAACCACGGCCGGGTAGAGCACGGGAAGGGACCAATAGGATTGACAGCAGAGAGGCGGCTCTGGTTGGATCAACCATAACGTGAATCGCGGGGTTGTCCTGATGCCTCTCAACCTCATCACCGATCCTTGGATTCCGGTTCTCCGTTCCGATGACGGCCCCCGCATCATCCGCTCCGACCAGATCGCCGAGCCGGGCGTCATGTTTCCTGACTGGCCGCGCGCCGATCTGAACATCGCCTGCCTCGAACTGCTGATCGGCCTCGTCTTTCTTGCCGATCCGCCGGCCAATGCGCAGGACTGGCGGATCCGCAAGCCGGATGCTCAGCGTCTGCGTAAGCGGCTCGCCCGTCTTGCGCCGGCCTTCAATCTGATGGGTGACGGTCCGCGCTTTCTTCAGGATTTCGATCCGCTGGAAGGGGAGCCGAACCCGCCCGACATGCTGTTCATCGATTCGGCGGGTGGAAATACCGCGCGCAACAATGCCGATCTGATGGTGCGGAGGGGCCGCTATCCGGTGCTGGATCCGGCCCTGGCCGCGATGGCGCTTTACACGCTTCAGGCCCATGCGCCTTCGGGCGGGGCGGGCAATCGCACTTCGATGCGCGGCGGCGGGCCGATGGTGACGCTGGTCGATCCGGGTCGCGGCAATCTGTGGGATCTGGTCTGGGCCAATGTCCCCGATGGCCGACCGGCCGGCCCGGAGGTGCTGCCATGGATGCGCCCGACCCGCACATCCGAGGCGAAGGGGGCCGAGGTCTACCCCGACACCGCGCACCCGGCCGAGGCATTCTTCGGCATGCCGCGCCGCTTGCGGCTGGTCGGCGAGGAAACGATCCGCGGCGTGACCCAGAAGCCCTACGGCGTCAATTATGCCGGATGGCAGCATCCCTTGACCCCCTATTACCGGCAGAAGGCAGGGGCCGAACTTCTGCCGCTGCACCCCCGCGCCGGTGCTTTCGGCTATCGCAACTGGCTGGGCGTGGTGATGGACATGCCGGGGGACGAGGCCGATCTGCGGCGCCGCGCGCAAGCCTTGGACAGCTATGAGCAGCGTGTGCTGCTGCGGGACAGGGCCGGGGCAAGCGTGATCGTGGCCGGCTGGGCGATGGACAACATGAAGCCCAGGGATTTCATCTGGTCGCGCCAGCCGCTGCTGCCGATCGACACCGGGGCGGGGCTGACCCTGATTGCCATGATCCAGTCGGCGGAAACCTTCGGCCTTGCCCTGCGCGGCGCGCTGAAGGTTGTCGCAGGCGAAGGCAGCGCGCTGGAAGCGTTGCGCGAGGAGTTCTTTACCGCGACGCAGGCGGAGTTCGAGGCCGGACTCGGCAGATTGCTGGCTGGCGCTCCGCCTGACGATACTGCAGCGCGCTGGCTGCGGGCGATGGAGCGGGGGGCGCTGACGATCTTTGACCGGCAGGCTTTGCCGGGGCTGGACCAGCAACGGCCCGAGGCGATGGAGGAGATCATCCGGTCGCGCGAGGGGCTGCGCGCCACCTTCGCCGGGTGGAACAGGCTGGGCAGGGATGCCTATCAGAAGCTGGGTCTTCAGCCCCGCCGGCGCAGGAAGGAGGCCGCATGAGCGATGCGACAAAAAACCCCGGCCAGATCGCCCTTGGCTGGTGGAAGCAGACCCTCCGCCCTGATGACGACACCGGCCCCGCGCGGGCCTTGCGGGCAAGGCTGCGGCGGGCGGATCATGTCACCGATATTCTGGCCGAGGGCCGGGTGATCGAACTGCATGACCGACTTGGCCGCAAGACCGACGCTTTGACACTGGCCGCGCTGGCGCAGGTTCTGGCGCATGTCGAGCGCCATGACGGGCGCCGTATCGCGCAGGTTTTCGGCGCGGGCGATCCCGAGGCGCTGTCGCCCCTGCGCTTTCAGCGGCTGATCCGCTCGGACGACCGAAGGGAGCTGGCGACGGGCCTGCGTCGCGCGCTGCCTTTGGCCGGGCGCGCCTGCAACGTGGCGGCGCTGGCCGAGGACATTCTTTTCTGGGGCGAAAAGTCCCGGATCCGCTGGTGTTTCGATTATTACGGTGCCGCGCCCCCGCGCCCGGCCGCCGCCGAGGAGGAGACCGAATGACCACCTTTCTGCAACTTCACCTGCTGACGGCCTATCCTCCGTCGAACCCCAACCGCGACGACCAGGGCCGCCCGAAAGAGGCGCATTACGGCGGCGCCCCCCGGCTGCGGCTGTCCAGCCAGTCGATCAAGCGGGCGCTGCGCATGTCCGACGGGTTCCAGCAGGCGCTGGTCGGGTCTTTGGGCGAACGCACGAAACGGCTTGGCGATGTGATCCGCAAGGCGCTGGCGGATGACGGTGTGGACGCGGCGAAAGCGCGCGAAATCGCCGAATCGGTGGCCAAGGTCTTCGGAAAGATCGAGCCGGTGGACAAGAAAAACCCCGATCTGGTCCAGGGCACGACGCTGGCCTTCATCTCGCCCGAGGAACGGACCCATGCGCTGGACCTCGCGCGCCGCGCCGCTGCGGGAGAGGGACTGCCGGCGGACAAGGATCTGGCGAAAACCGTGCTGCGCAGTGCGGGCGGGGCGGTGGACATCGCCATGTTCGGCCGAATGCTGGCCGACAACCCGGATTTCAACCGCGAGGCCGCCGTTCAGGTCGGCCATGCCATCACCACCCACCGCGCGCAATCCGAGGACGATTTCTTCACAGCCGTCGATGACCTC encodes:
- the zigA gene encoding zinc metallochaperone GTPase ZigA, with the translated sequence MPESQQSRDTRLPVTVLSGFLGAGKTTLLNHILNNREGRRVAVIVNDMSEVNIDADLVRDGAELSRSEEKLVEMTNGCICCTLRDDLLTEVRRLAAEGRFDYLLIESTGIAEPLPVAATFDFRDANGDSLSDVSRLDTMVTVVDAVNLTKDFSSHDFIADRGESLGDQDERTLVDLLTDQMEFADVIVLNKASEAGPARLDQARKIVRALNPDARLIETDFSRVDADAIFDTGLFDFDRAHMHPMWAKELYGFEDHVPETEEYGISSFVYRARRPFHPQKIHDALNGDLPGVIRAKGHFWIASRPNWAVEFSLAGAMSSVTPLGGWWASVPRERWPTHPDSLAEVARHWKDPWGDRRQELVFIGAGMDRVALTAALDAALVEAAEFTPDAWAKLPDPFPKWGQRRVA
- a CDS encoding DUF6525 family protein, with translation MSTVRGRNLATSLKRRNRPRPMERYDRLPPELRGWLAGAALPWSPHSALKLWRRLKRECQGDMAAIRRRMDLAEARMLARDAPKIWGHAYPTELIAADTRPA
- the bioB gene encoding biotin synthase BioB produces the protein MQDATEIYNLPLMDLLYHAQTVHRAHFDPNVIQCSRLLSVKTGGCPEDCAYCSQSARNGAALPASKLMEVQKVLAEARRARDAGATRYCMGAAWRSPKDRDMPAILAMVRGVKALGMETCMTLGMLDTDKALQLKDAGLDYYNHNIDTSERYYPEIITTRSFQDRIDTLERVQAAGLKVCSGGIVGMGESAEDRISMLEALAGLEEPPQSVPINMLMPMDGTPMADAPRLDPVEMVRTIATARILMPRSHVRLSAGRSGMSDELQAMCFFAGANSIFVGDWLLTAGNPDEDKDAALFARLGLRAEAPVSAGENVPA
- a CDS encoding 8-amino-7-oxononanoate synthase; the encoded protein is MTEFPRHDDLLAALAQRNRLRCLSGASGLDFASNDYLGLTGAGLLAEAAQDALARGVPLGSGGSRLLRGNHAEHRALEDEAAAFFGAEAALYLGSGFQANQALFSTLPMQGDLVLHDCLIHASVHEGMRLGRATCASFAHNDAADAARVIADWRAGGATGRVWIAVESVYSMDGDLAPLADLAGLAAREDAVLVVDEAHATGVFGAQGRGLAAGLTCPLVTVHTGGKALGAAGALVCADRVLIETLVNRARSFIYTTAPPPFSAAILRGAIRMLRDGPALTDDARARMAHAHRAARACGIDANSQIIPLIIGDECRARDTARALQDQGFDVRAILPPSVARGTARLRISITGNVGAGDITALFDTLATLNRVAA
- the bioD gene encoding dethiobiotin synthase gives rise to the protein MSAVIVTGTDTGIGKTLFSAGLVHALGGAYWKPVQSGLDGETDSAVVRRLSGCPVLPEAYRLRLAASPHLSAEQEGVAIRPERLALPRSDRPLVVEAAGGLMVPLTRRILYLDVMSRWAAPVVLCCRTALGTINHSLLSLAALEAAGCRVAGVVFIGDEMKDSRRVICSIGKARDLGRLPVLPRITRETLSRAFAGIDVAGIRGVL
- the bioA gene encoding adenosylmethionine--8-amino-7-oxononanoate transaminase, encoding MADLAFERAHLWHPYSSMRDPGPVHMVRSAEGVWLELADGTRMIDAMSSWWCAAHGHRHPRLVAAVAAQLECLPHVMFGGLTHAPAIALAERLTGLLPDGLDRIFYSDSGSVAVEVALKMAIQAQLGRGHADRTAIATARGGYHGDTWKAMSLCDPQTGMHSHFGAAVQIQHFVPRPPIAFDADWIDDPARNGLGPVEDLFAERGAGIAAFIVEPVVQGAGGMWFSHPQWLAGVRALCDRYGVLLILDEIATGFGRTGALFAMEHAGVTPDILCLGKAMTGGMMSFAATIASRQVAEAIADGPMPALMHGPTFMGNPLACAASCASLDLLAEGAWLRQVPAVEGWLRRGLAPAREFAGVRDVRVLGAIGVIELHRPLDMIRVHAVCRDRGVWLRPFGRLLYCMPPFVVTAGDVARICEVMVEIAGWP
- a CDS encoding pimeloyl-ACP methyl esterase BioG family protein, coding for MKAEWLQRGGGSSLIVVLTGWAVGAGPFRHLTGAGPGACDVLVLSDYRDLSLPRWPEGYETVDLVAWSFGVAAACRLPHRGLFRRRVALCGSWMPCDDGLGIPRALLQATKAGLSALSLQKFARRAGCDLPEDADIGALREELETVMGWEDVALVPDFDRVVLGAADRIFSRRNLDRAWRGRAGRFEVLDCGHNPFGLWRDWGEVLA
- a CDS encoding methyltransferase domain-containing protein produces the protein MTATTDRVARAFARGLASYDRAALVQRRIATRLFAGYRAIAPGHRPGRILEAGFGSGHLTRHLLELDPERLWLNDLVARPLPGVAAEYLPGDIAQVPLPGRIDLAASASMIQWVEDPRKTVERLCRTVIPGGYLALSGFTPEHFPELRSLGSRAAAPSCLSAGGMAALLPTGWRVRNGGEWRATLHFPTALAVLQHLRATGVNARAGQFRSAAALRGFTQRYETRHGTAQGVPLTYVASWLIAENVLKPEV
- a CDS encoding GntR family transcriptional regulator is translated as MRTGFEETLAARISRILADRIVAGEIGPGEWLRQDYIAEEFGASHVPVREAFRRLEAQGLVTSEPRKGVRVTAFDLPQVKEVAEMRAALEDLALRHAAPHLTPAILQAAEEAIRAGDISDDVRSWEEANRHFHQLILTPCAMPRLLAAIDDLHAASARFLFAAWQSNWEQQTDHDHRVILAALRKGEIDRACATLARHVRRIGRRGLPSPRGQQREAFIIVG